One part of the Streptomyces nigra genome encodes these proteins:
- a CDS encoding serine/threonine protein kinase, giving the protein MAMVKARVSTSESVAGRYRLVDVVHRETNRVSYSGEDLETEHACLLTQIGLPLDQDADSARRASSRILRTSERMALLRPGRVAAVLDVVEDAGSLWIVTEWIEGTPLGELLTRQGTFDYTRTARIGLELLDVLEAAHVAGITHGELSPGQVFVGEEDAVVVTGFGLAGATLSPRLAAPSYASPEQARDERVGPASDLWALGAILYSMAEGRPPYRERDRPEATLKGVDRLPLRAPVRAGPLTQAVQGLLRKDSRERLGRSVVRDALVRVLREEPGAALEDEARPRSGAGLLGGGRTLLFGMALAVVTVAAAVLVATGGGDSDAPEAAASPTPTAGTGGGAAPAPSAPPSDTGTPSPGLPAGYRTYTSPDGFSVALPQGWKPLSTTRAADLAYRVFLGTEDDPRRLAVTYSERLEPDPVAVWRDDVQPALARSDGFQRIGQIEATTYQGYEAADMEWLSQKNGVQVRTFGRGFLLDDHRGFSLRWSTPAQDWDTPGNREALDVFLRTFRVPGD; this is encoded by the coding sequence ATGGCCATGGTCAAGGCACGCGTCTCCACTTCCGAGTCGGTCGCCGGACGGTACCGCCTCGTCGATGTCGTGCATCGCGAGACGAACCGGGTGAGCTATTCCGGCGAGGATCTGGAAACCGAACACGCGTGCCTTCTCACCCAGATCGGCCTGCCCCTCGACCAGGATGCCGACAGCGCACGGCGGGCGTCCTCCCGCATTCTGCGGACGTCGGAACGGATGGCGCTGCTGCGGCCCGGCCGGGTGGCCGCCGTCCTGGACGTCGTCGAGGACGCCGGGAGCCTGTGGATCGTCACCGAGTGGATCGAGGGCACGCCGCTCGGTGAACTCCTCACCCGGCAGGGCACGTTCGACTACACCCGGACCGCCCGGATCGGCCTGGAGCTGCTGGACGTCCTGGAGGCCGCGCATGTCGCGGGCATCACGCACGGCGAGCTGAGCCCCGGCCAGGTGTTCGTGGGCGAGGAGGACGCCGTCGTGGTCACCGGGTTCGGGCTGGCCGGCGCCACCCTCTCGCCGCGCCTCGCGGCACCGTCGTACGCCTCGCCCGAGCAGGCCCGTGACGAACGCGTCGGGCCCGCGTCCGACCTGTGGGCGCTCGGCGCGATCCTCTACTCGATGGCCGAGGGCCGTCCGCCGTACCGGGAGCGGGACCGGCCCGAGGCCACCCTGAAGGGCGTGGACCGGCTGCCGCTGCGCGCCCCGGTGCGGGCCGGCCCGCTCACCCAGGCCGTGCAGGGCCTGCTGCGCAAGGACTCCCGGGAGCGGCTGGGCAGATCCGTGGTCCGCGACGCCCTCGTCCGCGTCCTGCGCGAGGAGCCCGGGGCGGCCCTCGAGGACGAGGCGCGCCCCCGGTCCGGGGCCGGGCTCCTGGGCGGCGGACGCACCCTGCTGTTCGGTATGGCCCTGGCCGTGGTCACCGTCGCCGCGGCCGTCCTCGTCGCGACCGGTGGCGGCGACTCGGACGCGCCGGAGGCCGCCGCGAGTCCCACCCCGACCGCCGGGACGGGCGGCGGCGCCGCACCCGCGCCCAGCGCCCCGCCGTCGGACACGGGCACACCGAGCCCCGGCCTCCCCGCCGGCTACCGCACGTACACCTCCCCCGACGGCTTCTCCGTCGCCCTGCCGCAGGGCTGGAAGCCGCTGTCCACGACCCGGGCCGCCGATCTGGCGTACCGGGTGTTCCTCGGCACCGAGGACGACCCGCGCCGGCTCGCCGTCACCTACAGCGAGCGTCTGGAACCGGACCCGGTGGCCGTCTGGCGGGACGACGTGCAGCCCGCGCTGGCCCGGTCGGACGGCTTCCAGCGGATCGGGCAGATCGAGGCGACGACCTACCAGGGGTACGAGGCCGCCGACATGGAGTGGCTGTCGCAGAAGAACGGCGTCCAGGTGCGCACGTTCGGGCGGGGCTTCCTCCTGGACGACCACCGCGGGTTCTCGCTGCGCTGGTCGACGCCGGCGCAGGACTGGGACACCCCGGGCAACCGGGAGGCCCTGGACGTGTTCCTGCGGACCTTCCGGGTGCCCGGGGACTGA
- a CDS encoding threonine/serine dehydratase, which translates to MIGISDVEAAAHLVAGHVVRTPTVSSPGLSALLGVPVTAKLELLQRTGSFKARGATAKLLSLTEAQRAAGVVAVSGGNHGIALAMTAAALDVKATVVMPRTAPARAVEIARDAGASVRLTDDMDGAFSLVTRLRDEGLTLVHPFDDPLVVAGQGTVGLELAEEAGELTDVVVSVGGGGLIAGVAVALRARRPDVRIWGVETEGAEAMSAALAAGGPLPVKLSSIVSTLSAPSVSQLTYDHVSALVDEVLVVPDREAVRGVLDFAEHAKVWTEPAAGALLPAARRVLERVGDGARLGLVVCGGNATTADVGRWAEDFGLH; encoded by the coding sequence TTGATCGGGATCTCCGATGTCGAAGCCGCGGCCCACCTCGTCGCCGGGCATGTCGTCCGTACGCCTACCGTGTCCAGTCCGGGCCTGTCCGCCCTGCTCGGCGTGCCGGTGACGGCGAAGCTCGAACTCCTGCAGCGCACCGGCTCGTTCAAGGCGCGCGGCGCCACGGCGAAGCTGCTGTCGCTCACCGAGGCCCAGCGCGCGGCCGGGGTGGTGGCGGTCAGCGGCGGCAACCACGGGATCGCGCTGGCGATGACGGCCGCCGCCCTCGATGTGAAGGCGACCGTGGTCATGCCGCGCACGGCGCCCGCAAGGGCCGTCGAGATCGCCCGGGACGCCGGGGCGTCGGTACGGCTGACGGACGACATGGACGGCGCCTTCTCGCTCGTGACCCGGCTGCGGGACGAGGGCCTGACCCTGGTGCACCCCTTCGACGACCCGCTGGTGGTCGCCGGCCAGGGCACGGTTGGGCTGGAACTCGCCGAGGAAGCCGGTGAGTTGACGGACGTCGTGGTCAGCGTCGGGGGCGGCGGGCTGATCGCCGGTGTCGCGGTGGCGCTGCGGGCCAGGCGTCCGGACGTACGGATCTGGGGTGTGGAGACCGAGGGCGCCGAGGCGATGTCGGCGGCGCTGGCGGCGGGCGGCCCGCTGCCGGTGAAGCTGTCGTCGATCGTGTCCACGCTGAGCGCGCCGAGCGTCTCGCAGCTGACGTACGACCATGTGTCCGCCCTCGTGGACGAGGTGCTGGTGGTCCCGGACCGGGAGGCGGTGCGCGGGGTGCTCGACTTCGCCGAGCACGCCAAGGTGTGGACGGAGCCCGCGGCGGGCGCCCTGCTGCCGGCCGCGCGGCGGGTGCTGGAGCGGGTCGGGGACGGCGCACGGCTCGGTCTGGTGGTGTGCGGCGGCAACGCGACGACCGCGGATGTCGGCCGCTGGGCGGAGGATTTCGGCCTTCACTGA
- a CDS encoding polyprenyl synthetase family protein yields the protein MSALPTPVRAPESAPPAAAVHRTLERCRALVAPALRDAVAGSHPWVGEMAAYSFGWCEVGGAPSRSSGGKGVRQALAVLGAEAAGASGAAAVRGAVAVELVHAFSLLHDDIMDGDEARRRRPTVWKAYGTGPAVLAGDALFALAVETLADAGAPAMRLLSRALRDLVHGQADDLLFASRPWTGPERVRLREYRTMAEHKTGALLGCAVALGAALGGAPPATVAALDRAGRHLGVAFQAVDDVLGIWGDPAVTGKPVHGDLRERKKTFPVLAALDSPAAGRLSALLESSAAPSEIADLIDRAGGRTATLAEARHQAAAARAALDAVPLAPGPAAELRALLDFVIRREQ from the coding sequence GTGAGCGCGCTTCCGACGCCGGTCCGGGCGCCCGAGAGCGCCCCTCCGGCCGCCGCCGTCCACCGCACCCTGGAGCGGTGCCGGGCCCTGGTGGCGCCCGCGCTGCGGGACGCCGTGGCGGGCTCGCATCCCTGGGTCGGCGAGATGGCGGCCTACTCCTTCGGCTGGTGCGAGGTGGGCGGTGCGCCGTCCCGCTCCTCCGGCGGGAAGGGCGTACGGCAGGCCCTGGCCGTGCTCGGCGCCGAGGCGGCCGGCGCGTCCGGAGCGGCCGCCGTGCGGGGAGCGGTCGCGGTGGAACTGGTGCACGCCTTCTCGCTGTTGCACGACGACATCATGGACGGCGACGAGGCACGGCGCCGCCGGCCCACCGTGTGGAAGGCGTACGGCACCGGGCCCGCCGTCCTCGCCGGGGACGCGCTGTTCGCCCTCGCCGTGGAGACGCTCGCCGACGCGGGTGCCCCGGCGATGCGGCTGCTGTCGCGGGCGCTGCGGGACCTGGTGCACGGACAGGCCGACGACCTGCTGTTCGCGTCGCGCCCCTGGACCGGTCCGGAGCGGGTGCGTCTTCGGGAGTACCGGACGATGGCCGAGCACAAGACGGGTGCGCTGCTGGGGTGCGCGGTCGCGCTGGGCGCCGCCCTCGGCGGGGCGCCGCCCGCGACGGTGGCGGCACTCGACCGGGCCGGACGGCATCTGGGCGTCGCGTTCCAGGCCGTGGACGACGTCCTCGGCATCTGGGGCGACCCGGCGGTCACCGGCAAGCCCGTGCACGGCGATCTGCGCGAGCGCAAGAAGACCTTCCCGGTGCTGGCGGCGCTCGACTCCCCCGCCGCCGGCCGCCTGTCCGCCCTGCTGGAGTCGTCCGCCGCCCCGTCCGAGATCGCGGACCTGATCGACCGGGCGGGCGGGCGTACGGCGACCCTGGCGGAGGCCCGGCACCAGGCGGCGGCCGCCCGCGCGGCCCTGGACGCCGTACCCCTGGCACCCGGCCCCGCCGCCGAACTGCGCGCCCTGCTCGACTTCGTGATCCGCCGCGAGCAGTGA
- a CDS encoding tetratricopeptide repeat protein — translation MYGKAFAPEYQGALTTLSVNASLTDVLAAGTEQLRAAERAGEHGEAARSGLAVAEAHRRLGQVADAERAWKKSYRAARSAGDEAAMAWALWSGGTLARQRGAFPLARRLLQLAADLGERSGDVVVRGYSLAGLAETGRIQGDYDAVHRLHEQLLAEARRRGEARHTVWALEGIAQIHRNTGSHDTAYALFEEAAEIAARAEDRRGHAWALRGLADVVSVRDGDTERALSLLSEAEATCRAMRLTSALAYNHKMRGNVLYRAGRHEEAREQYALALAEFREMGEPRGEALSRLGLAKALARLGRDRAETAAELADLAGVMDRIGLRHARAMVAQAQQEFCSGEPAEAGAGAAGVGAEAAGAGTGTAGATAETGGVGAETAGVGAETAGVR, via the coding sequence ATGTACGGCAAGGCTTTCGCCCCGGAGTACCAGGGCGCTCTGACCACCCTGTCCGTGAACGCGTCCCTCACCGACGTACTGGCCGCCGGCACCGAGCAGTTGAGAGCCGCCGAGCGGGCCGGGGAGCACGGTGAGGCGGCCCGTTCGGGCCTCGCGGTCGCCGAGGCGCACCGGCGGCTCGGGCAGGTCGCGGACGCCGAGCGGGCCTGGAAGAAGAGCTACCGCGCCGCCCGCTCGGCCGGTGACGAGGCGGCCATGGCCTGGGCCCTGTGGAGCGGCGGCACCCTGGCCCGCCAGCGCGGCGCGTTCCCGCTGGCGCGGCGGCTGCTCCAGCTCGCGGCGGACCTCGGCGAGCGCTCCGGTGACGTCGTGGTCCGCGGCTACTCGCTGGCCGGGCTGGCCGAGACCGGACGCATCCAGGGCGACTACGACGCCGTCCACCGGCTGCACGAGCAGCTGCTGGCCGAGGCCCGGCGGCGCGGCGAGGCCCGGCACACGGTGTGGGCACTGGAGGGCATCGCGCAGATCCACCGGAACACCGGGTCCCACGACACCGCGTACGCCCTGTTCGAGGAGGCCGCCGAGATAGCCGCGCGGGCCGAGGACCGGCGCGGGCACGCCTGGGCGCTGCGCGGCCTCGCCGATGTGGTCTCGGTGCGCGACGGCGACACCGAGCGGGCGCTGTCGCTGCTGTCCGAGGCCGAGGCGACGTGCCGGGCGATGCGGCTGACCAGCGCGCTGGCCTACAACCACAAGATGCGCGGCAACGTCCTCTACCGCGCGGGCCGGCACGAGGAGGCACGGGAGCAGTACGCGCTGGCGCTCGCGGAGTTCCGGGAGATGGGCGAGCCGCGAGGGGAGGCGCTGTCCCGGCTGGGACTCGCCAAGGCGCTGGCGCGGCTGGGGCGGGACCGCGCCGAGACGGCGGCCGAACTCGCCGACCTGGCCGGGGTGATGGACCGGATCGGGCTACGGCACGCCCGCGCGATGGTGGCGCAGGCCCAACAGGAGTTCTGCTCCGGCGAGCCGGCCGAGGCGGGCGCGGGTGCGGCGGGCGTCGGCGCGGAGGCGGCCGGCGCGGGCACGGGGACGGCCGGCGCGACCGCGGAGACGGGCGGCGTCGGCGCGGAGACGGCCGGCGTCGGCGCGGAGACGGCGGGCGTCCGGTGA
- a CDS encoding AIM24 family protein, with amino-acid sequence MKGDLFSSEHMVGPATAPGMTVENAKTIRYAVNGEMHARQGAMIAYRGNLQFERKGQGVGGMLKRAMTGEGLPLMAVRGQGEAWFAHEAQNCFIVEVEHGDEFTVNGRNVLCFDASLSYRIATVKGAGIAGGGLFNSVFTGQGRLGLVCEGSPLVLPVSPEYPVYVDTDAVVGWTAGLRTSLHRSQSLGSMLRGGSGEAVQLMLEGQGYVVVRPSEVTPQQS; translated from the coding sequence ATGAAGGGTGACCTCTTTTCCAGCGAGCACATGGTCGGCCCCGCCACCGCGCCGGGCATGACCGTCGAGAACGCCAAGACCATCCGCTACGCGGTGAACGGCGAGATGCACGCCCGGCAGGGCGCGATGATCGCCTATCGCGGCAATCTGCAGTTCGAGCGCAAGGGCCAGGGCGTGGGCGGCATGCTCAAGCGGGCCATGACCGGTGAGGGCCTGCCGTTGATGGCGGTGCGCGGGCAGGGCGAGGCGTGGTTCGCGCACGAGGCGCAGAACTGCTTCATCGTCGAGGTCGAGCACGGCGACGAGTTCACGGTCAACGGCCGCAACGTCCTGTGTTTCGACGCCTCGTTGTCGTACCGGATAGCGACGGTGAAGGGGGCGGGCATCGCCGGGGGCGGCCTGTTCAACAGCGTCTTCACCGGGCAGGGCCGGCTGGGCCTGGTGTGCGAGGGGTCCCCGCTGGTCCTTCCGGTGTCCCCCGAGTACCCGGTGTACGTGGACACGGACGCGGTGGTCGGCTGGACGGCCGGGCTGCGGACCTCGCTGCACCGGTCGCAGTCGCTCGGCTCGATGCTGCGCGGCGGGTCCGGCGAGGCGGTGCAACTGATGCTGGAGGGCCAGGGGTACGTCGTCGTACGGCCGAGCGAGGTGACGCCCCAGCAGAGCTGA
- a CDS encoding serine hydrolase domain-containing protein, with product MVSATAARATAAAAALVTLMTLPAHAAVPGTRAEALPAPDATGVWNVLRTAQRQGAPGAIARLDDGDTVRWAAVGVADRGTGRALGNADRFRIGSVTKTFSAVVLLQLADEGELSLDAPVNRYLPKLLPDDRITVRHVLSHRSGLYDYTNDMFAKTVPGFEAVRTKVFTYRQLVKRSLAEPRTTAPGGAYSYSNTNFVVAGLLIEKLTGHPVRTEYRDRIIGPLKLKDTFYVHPGTKIPGRHARGYLTPDTAGAALVDSTEQTVSWAQSAGAVISTTKDLHLFLSALLGGRLTSRAGLAEMRRMVPAGTGQAYGLGLRRRDLSCGVSVYGHTGAVQGYYTVAFASKDGKRSLTALANTSNNGTVLTTMLGALESAFCGKKTKARTRPPRAERYEDVAPSVPVNRPVTGGS from the coding sequence ATGGTCTCAGCAACGGCGGCCAGGGCGACGGCAGCGGCGGCGGCCCTCGTGACGCTCATGACCTTGCCCGCCCACGCGGCGGTGCCCGGCACGCGGGCGGAGGCCCTGCCCGCGCCGGACGCCACGGGCGTGTGGAACGTGCTGCGCACGGCGCAGCGGCAGGGCGCGCCCGGCGCGATCGCCCGGCTCGACGACGGGGACACGGTCCGCTGGGCGGCCGTCGGGGTGGCCGACCGCGGGACCGGACGCGCCCTCGGCAACGCCGACCGGTTCCGCATCGGCAGCGTCACCAAGACCTTCTCCGCGGTCGTCCTGCTCCAGCTGGCCGACGAGGGGGAGCTGTCGCTCGACGCGCCGGTGAACCGCTATCTGCCGAAGCTGCTGCCCGACGACCGCATCACGGTGCGGCATGTGCTCAGCCACCGCAGCGGACTGTACGACTACACCAACGACATGTTCGCCAAGACGGTGCCCGGCTTCGAGGCCGTCCGCACCAAGGTCTTCACCTACCGCCAGTTGGTGAAGCGCTCGCTGGCCGAGCCCCGCACCACCGCGCCGGGCGGCGCGTACTCGTACTCCAACACCAACTTCGTGGTCGCGGGCCTGCTCATCGAGAAGCTGACCGGGCACCCGGTGCGGACGGAGTACCGGGACCGGATCATCGGCCCGCTGAAGCTGAAGGACACCTTCTACGTGCACCCGGGCACGAAGATCCCCGGCCGGCACGCCCGTGGCTACCTCACCCCGGACACCGCGGGCGCGGCGCTCGTGGACTCCACCGAGCAGACGGTGTCCTGGGCCCAGAGCGCGGGCGCGGTCATCTCCACCACGAAGGACCTGCACCTCTTCCTGTCGGCTCTGCTGGGCGGCCGGCTGACGTCCAGGGCGGGGCTGGCCGAGATGCGGCGAATGGTGCCGGCGGGCACCGGCCAGGCGTACGGGCTCGGGCTGCGGCGCCGCGATCTGTCGTGCGGGGTCTCGGTGTACGGGCACACGGGCGCCGTCCAGGGCTACTACACGGTCGCGTTCGCGTCGAAGGACGGCAAGCGCAGCCTGACGGCACTCGCCAACACGTCCAACAACGGCACGGTCCTCACCACGATGCTGGGCGCGCTGGAGTCGGCGTTCTGCGGCAAGAAGACCAAGGCGCGGACGCGGCCGCCGCGCGCCGAGCGCTACGAGGACGTGGCACCTTCGGTACCGGTGAACCGGCCTGTCACCGGCGGGTCCTGA
- a CDS encoding ROK family transcriptional regulator, with the protein MSSIRDAETFPAHTPAAAQIFTTVLCHGPITRLEVARRAGLSPAAVTKAVRPLIEAGYLVEEAEEQTRPALGRPANPVRVDGSRALFVGVKVTGDEIIAVLTDLCCRIRAARHAPLPGREAEDVLARVADLVAELRTEAEKSGTPVLGVGVAVSGDVDRAAGVVRWSPFLEWRDIPLAGLLQKATGLPVTVDNDVRALTVAEQWFGAGVGLSDFAVVTVGAGIGCGLVVHGRVVAGAHGVAGEIGHVTVDPAGPPCHCGNRGCVEAIAGDAAILRRIRDTAGVEVAGVAEAVALAHAGDSTARDAYARAGEAIGRGIATVANLLGPERVIISGEGLAAYDLFAEQIRDAFAAAAFGSAARCDVKTRPLPFEEWARGAAATAIQSFIRADDQPPSR; encoded by the coding sequence ATGTCCTCGATCCGCGACGCCGAGACGTTCCCGGCGCACACGCCGGCCGCCGCGCAGATCTTCACGACGGTCCTCTGCCACGGGCCGATCACCCGTCTGGAGGTGGCCCGCCGGGCCGGGCTGTCTCCGGCCGCCGTCACCAAGGCGGTCCGCCCGCTGATCGAGGCGGGATACCTGGTGGAGGAGGCGGAGGAGCAGACCCGCCCCGCGCTCGGCCGGCCCGCCAACCCGGTGCGGGTCGACGGCTCCCGGGCGTTGTTCGTCGGCGTCAAGGTGACCGGTGACGAGATCATCGCCGTCCTCACCGACCTGTGCTGCCGGATCCGCGCCGCCCGGCACGCCCCGCTCCCCGGACGGGAGGCCGAGGACGTCCTGGCCCGGGTCGCCGACCTGGTGGCCGAACTGCGCACGGAGGCCGAGAAGTCGGGCACCCCCGTCCTCGGCGTCGGTGTCGCCGTCTCCGGAGACGTGGACCGCGCGGCCGGCGTCGTCCGCTGGTCGCCGTTTCTGGAGTGGCGGGACATCCCCCTCGCCGGCCTCCTCCAAAAGGCGACCGGTCTGCCGGTCACCGTCGACAACGACGTCCGCGCGCTCACCGTCGCCGAGCAGTGGTTCGGCGCCGGGGTCGGACTGTCCGACTTCGCCGTGGTCACCGTCGGCGCCGGCATCGGCTGCGGCCTCGTCGTGCACGGCCGGGTCGTCGCCGGCGCCCACGGTGTCGCCGGGGAGATCGGCCATGTGACCGTCGATCCGGCCGGACCGCCCTGCCACTGCGGCAACCGGGGCTGCGTGGAGGCGATCGCGGGCGACGCCGCCATCCTCCGCCGCATCCGTGACACCGCGGGCGTCGAGGTCGCCGGAGTCGCCGAGGCCGTCGCCCTCGCGCATGCCGGGGACTCCACGGCGCGCGACGCCTACGCCCGGGCCGGCGAGGCCATCGGCCGAGGCATCGCCACCGTGGCCAATCTGCTCGGCCCCGAACGCGTGATCATCTCCGGCGAGGGCCTCGCCGCCTACGACCTGTTCGCCGAACAGATCCGCGACGCCTTCGCCGCGGCCGCGTTCGGCTCCGCCGCCCGGTGCGACGTCAAGACCCGCCCGCTGCCCTTCGAGGAGTGGGCGCGCGGGGCCGCCGCCACCGCGATCCAGTCCTTCATCCGAGCCGACGACCAGCCCCCGAGCCGCTGA
- a CDS encoding alpha-galactosidase D — protein sequence MRSSSYSALPARALRALVVLALTAGVTAAVPAARADTAAAPPPAPAAPSVAAKPYMGWTSWTMQSSKYPGLNPKGDYSYLSEANVLKQTDAMAAKLKKYGYEYVNIDAGWWMDWSWQPHFDEYGRQQADPVRFPSGMKAVADRIHAKGLKAGIYLPVGLEKGAYGDGKNPIWNAEGCTTGDIVYDDLRTTNGWDSAYKIDFSDPCAQKYIDSQARMFADWGYDFLKLDGVGPGSFKSGDNYDNVPDVAAWHRAIESTGRPIHLELSWSLDYGHVEDWKKYSNGWRIDTDVECYCNTLVSWENSVDDRWDDAPAWTDHAGPGGWNDLDSLNVGNGEMDGLTKAERQSYATLWAIAKSPLFTGDDLTRLDSYGLKLLTDREVIAINQSDAPPAEPVTTSDAQQVWAAKNPDGTYTVALFNLADAPAAVTANWAALGFKGRATVRDVWNKENLGTRTDKITQALPAHGSRLFTVTPRGTRLAWTAHEAEAGTLAGNAVVAGCSACSDGHKVGNLYTGGKVTVEDVVVPETGVYQVEVAYVSGDPRSVLVSANGGGGTSHRFASTGDWGTVNSVYVPVKLKAGSNTITFDSGTGYAPDIDRIDVPTSL from the coding sequence ATGCGGTCATCCTCGTACTCCGCCCTGCCCGCACGCGCCCTCAGAGCCCTCGTGGTGCTGGCGCTCACCGCCGGTGTCACCGCCGCCGTCCCCGCCGCCCGGGCCGACACCGCCGCCGCGCCCCCGCCCGCCCCGGCCGCGCCCTCCGTCGCCGCCAAGCCCTATATGGGCTGGACCAGTTGGACCATGCAGTCGTCGAAGTACCCGGGCCTCAACCCGAAAGGCGACTACAGCTACCTCTCCGAGGCGAACGTCCTCAAGCAGACCGACGCCATGGCCGCCAAACTGAAGAAGTACGGCTACGAGTACGTCAACATCGACGCCGGCTGGTGGATGGACTGGTCCTGGCAGCCGCACTTCGACGAGTACGGCCGGCAGCAGGCCGACCCGGTGCGCTTCCCGAGCGGTATGAAGGCGGTCGCCGACCGCATCCACGCCAAGGGCCTCAAGGCCGGCATCTATCTGCCGGTCGGCCTGGAGAAGGGCGCCTACGGCGACGGGAAGAACCCGATCTGGAACGCCGAGGGCTGCACCACCGGCGACATCGTGTACGACGACCTGCGCACCACCAACGGCTGGGACAGCGCCTACAAGATCGACTTCTCGGACCCCTGCGCGCAGAAGTACATCGACTCCCAGGCGCGGATGTTCGCCGACTGGGGCTACGACTTCCTCAAGCTCGACGGCGTCGGCCCCGGCTCTTTCAAGAGCGGCGACAACTACGACAACGTCCCCGACGTGGCCGCCTGGCACAGGGCGATCGAGTCCACCGGCCGCCCCATCCACCTGGAGCTGTCCTGGTCCCTGGACTACGGGCACGTCGAGGACTGGAAGAAGTACTCCAACGGCTGGCGCATCGACACCGACGTCGAGTGCTATTGCAACACGCTGGTCTCCTGGGAGAACTCCGTCGACGACCGCTGGGACGACGCCCCCGCCTGGACCGACCACGCCGGTCCCGGCGGCTGGAACGACCTCGACTCCCTCAACGTCGGCAACGGCGAGATGGACGGCCTCACCAAGGCCGAGCGGCAGAGCTACGCCACCCTGTGGGCCATCGCCAAGTCCCCCCTCTTCACCGGTGACGACCTCACCCGGCTCGACTCCTACGGCCTGAAGCTGCTCACCGACCGCGAGGTCATCGCGATCAACCAGAGCGACGCCCCGCCCGCCGAGCCCGTCACCACGTCCGACGCCCAGCAGGTGTGGGCCGCGAAGAACCCCGACGGCACCTACACCGTCGCCCTGTTCAACCTCGCCGACGCGCCCGCCGCCGTCACCGCGAACTGGGCCGCCCTCGGCTTCAAGGGCCGCGCCACGGTCCGCGACGTGTGGAACAAGGAGAATCTCGGCACCCGCACCGACAAGATCACCCAGGCCCTCCCCGCGCACGGCTCCCGTCTGTTCACCGTCACCCCGCGCGGCACCCGGCTCGCCTGGACCGCCCACGAGGCCGAGGCGGGCACCCTCGCCGGCAACGCCGTCGTGGCCGGCTGCTCCGCCTGCTCCGACGGCCACAAGGTCGGCAACCTCTACACCGGCGGCAAGGTCACCGTCGAGGACGTGGTCGTCCCCGAGACCGGCGTCTACCAGGTCGAGGTCGCCTATGTCAGCGGCGACCCGAGGTCCGTCCTCGTCTCCGCGAACGGGGGCGGCGGCACCTCCCACCGGTTCGCCTCCACCGGCGACTGGGGAACCGTCAACAGCGTGTACGTGCCCGTGAAGCTCAAGGCCGGCAGCAACACGATCACGTTCGACAGCGGGACCGGCTACGCGCCGGACATCGACCGGATCGACGTACCGACCTCCCTCTGA